A region from the Halobacillus mangrovi genome encodes:
- a CDS encoding TrmH family RNA methyltransferase has translation MLTSLQNQKVKEWKKLHKRKHRNLNRCFLVEGHHLVEEVIKSNWGIQEFIIQEGVEFPLPDGIPTTEVSRQVFAAISETETPQGIAAVVEQKQFTFTPAPLTLMIDAVQDPGNLGTLIRTADAAGFDQIILGEGTVDPYNDKVIRATQGSLFHTPFVQEDLAAFISELKNEGVEVWASTLDESVPFKQLDPPEKVALIVGNEGHGIQEKLTALADRRVHIPIYGQAESLNVAIAAAVLMYHMKG, from the coding sequence ATGTTAACTTCATTACAAAATCAAAAAGTAAAAGAATGGAAAAAATTACATAAAAGAAAACATCGAAACCTTAATCGCTGCTTTTTAGTTGAAGGGCATCATTTAGTCGAAGAAGTCATCAAAAGCAATTGGGGTATTCAGGAGTTCATCATTCAAGAAGGCGTTGAATTCCCATTGCCAGATGGAATACCAACGACAGAAGTAAGCAGGCAAGTCTTTGCCGCAATCTCAGAAACAGAAACTCCACAAGGCATCGCGGCGGTAGTAGAACAAAAACAATTTACATTCACTCCCGCGCCTTTAACGTTGATGATTGATGCTGTCCAGGATCCAGGTAATCTGGGTACATTGATTCGGACAGCCGATGCCGCTGGTTTTGATCAGATTATTCTTGGTGAAGGAACCGTTGATCCATATAATGATAAAGTGATACGGGCAACACAAGGATCTTTATTCCATACACCGTTTGTTCAAGAAGACCTTGCAGCCTTTATTTCTGAGTTAAAAAACGAAGGAGTCGAGGTATGGGCTTCCACCTTAGATGAGTCTGTGCCATTCAAACAACTGGACCCGCCCGAAAAAGTAGCCCTTATCGTGGGAAATGAAGGACATGGAATCCAAGAGAAGCTGACCGCTTTAGCAGATAGGCGGGTACACATCCCGATTTACGGTCAGGCTGAGTCCTTGAACGTTGCCATTGCAGCAGCTGTCCTGATGTATCACATGAAAGGATAG
- the pheS gene encoding phenylalanine--tRNA ligase subunit alpha — protein MKERLEQLKQEALQKVEQANNVQGLKDVRVEYLGKKGPITEVLKGMGKLSKEERPVIGQLANEVREQVAEAIESKQTRLEDEALEKQLEEESVDVTLPGRPVQVGGPHLLTSIVEEIEDLFIGMGFEIKEGPEVETDYYNFEALNLPKGHPARDMQDSFYITEELLLRTHTSPVQARTMNAKNGSEPVKMICPGKVYRRDTDDATHSHQFTQIEGLLVDKHVRMSDLKGVLNAFAKQMFGEERKIRLRPSFFPFTEPSVEMDISCKVCGGEGCSVCKGTGWIEILGAGMVHPNVLEMAGYDPKEYSGFAFGMGPERIAMLKYGVDDIRNFYTNDIRFLEQYHKA, from the coding sequence ATGAAGGAACGTTTAGAGCAGCTGAAACAAGAAGCGCTGCAAAAAGTGGAGCAGGCGAATAATGTGCAAGGCTTAAAAGATGTTCGCGTTGAATATCTAGGAAAAAAAGGGCCGATTACAGAAGTATTGAAAGGAATGGGCAAGTTATCCAAGGAAGAACGCCCGGTTATCGGCCAACTGGCAAATGAAGTCAGGGAGCAAGTTGCTGAAGCGATTGAATCCAAGCAGACACGTTTGGAGGATGAAGCGCTAGAGAAGCAATTGGAAGAAGAGAGTGTCGATGTAACGCTTCCGGGGCGTCCTGTTCAAGTTGGAGGTCCACACCTTTTGACAAGCATTGTGGAGGAAATTGAAGATCTTTTCATCGGAATGGGCTTTGAAATCAAAGAAGGCCCGGAAGTTGAAACAGATTACTACAACTTTGAAGCGCTGAACCTCCCGAAAGGCCACCCAGCGCGTGATATGCAAGACTCTTTTTATATCACAGAAGAACTTCTTCTGCGTACCCATACATCACCCGTTCAGGCTAGAACGATGAATGCTAAAAATGGAAGCGAGCCCGTAAAAATGATTTGCCCTGGGAAAGTATATCGCAGAGACACCGATGATGCGACACACTCTCACCAGTTTACTCAAATCGAGGGCTTATTGGTTGATAAACATGTGCGAATGAGTGATTTAAAAGGGGTTCTGAATGCTTTTGCTAAGCAAATGTTTGGAGAAGAAAGGAAAATCCGTCTTCGCCCAAGTTTCTTCCCATTCACGGAACCTTCCGTAGAAATGGATATTTCCTGTAAAGTCTGCGGCGGAGAAGGCTGCTCGGTTTGTAAAGGTACAGGCTGGATTGAAATTCTAGGCGCAGGTATGGTGCACCCGAACGTATTGGAAATGGCCGGCTATGATCCGAAAGAATATTCGGGCTTTGCCTTCGGAATGGGACCAGAGCGTATTGCAATGCTGAAGTATGGTGTAGATGATATTCGTAACTTCTACACAAACGATATCCGATTCTTAGAGCAGTATCATAAGGCGTAA
- the pheT gene encoding phenylalanine--tRNA ligase subunit beta has protein sequence MLVSLNWLQQYIDVSEYTPEELAEIITKTGIEVESVEPVAEKVTGVVVGDVKSCEQHPNADKLSLCQVDVGEETLQIVCGAPNIAEGQKVAVATPGAVLPGNFKIKKTKLRGEESNGMICSLQELGVDEKDVPKEYADGIYVFPEEVETGSDAISLLNLDDIIIELGLTPNRADAMSMAGVAYEVAAAIDGKYELAEENVPTADEKAENAISVEVEDPEANPYYGAFVIKGIEVGPSPLWMQNRLTAAGIRPINNVVDITNYVLMEYGQPLHAFDYDRFGSNKVVTRRAKDGETIKTLDDQERTLTSEHLVITNGEKPHAIAGVMGGAESEVQDDTKNIILEAAYFNPAVVRQSSKDHGLRSESSTRFEKGIDPNRVERAGKRASELLAKYANGTVLEGVVSFDKLNRSEKQVTIETGVINDRLGTDISNEEIKDILRRLQFSYEENGGEFTVSVPTRRGDIELFEDMLEEVARIYGYDNLPFTLPGGASQAGGLSLNQQLKRKMKAYFQGAGLNETITYSLTHESKASMLVSPEIERQAKTPVGLAMPMSEDHSHLRLSLLPELLTSLSYNVARKQTDLSYYEVGTVFVSQEDEVTTQPREILRASGALTGTWLAHLWQQEKKNVDFFVVKGIVEGLSDQLDISFTYEKAKLPQMHPGRTAIVKAGGKEIGFIGQVHPKLQKGLGLKETYVFDLNAEELFSQYTKEEAFQAIPRFPSVSRDVALVVDESISAGAIASTISEAGAPLVKDVQVFDVYQGEHLPEGKKSLAFNLLYLDPQRTLKDEEVEEAHDKILTAVKDQHEAELRG, from the coding sequence ATGCTCGTATCTTTAAATTGGTTGCAACAATATATTGACGTAAGCGAATATACACCCGAAGAGTTAGCAGAAATCATTACAAAAACAGGAATTGAAGTAGAAAGCGTTGAACCGGTTGCTGAAAAAGTAACTGGAGTTGTTGTGGGTGATGTGAAATCATGTGAACAACACCCAAATGCAGATAAATTATCTCTTTGCCAAGTAGATGTAGGAGAAGAAACATTACAGATCGTATGTGGAGCACCGAACATTGCTGAGGGACAAAAAGTTGCCGTAGCTACACCAGGGGCTGTCCTTCCGGGTAACTTCAAAATCAAGAAAACGAAACTGCGCGGAGAAGAATCGAATGGAATGATCTGCTCGCTTCAAGAACTTGGAGTAGATGAAAAAGATGTGCCGAAAGAATATGCAGACGGCATCTACGTTTTCCCTGAAGAAGTTGAAACAGGATCAGATGCCATATCTCTTCTTAACTTAGATGACATCATCATTGAGCTTGGTCTTACACCAAACCGTGCGGACGCAATGAGTATGGCAGGTGTCGCTTATGAAGTAGCGGCAGCCATTGATGGTAAATATGAGTTAGCCGAAGAAAATGTTCCTACAGCAGATGAAAAAGCCGAGAACGCGATATCTGTGGAAGTTGAGGATCCTGAAGCTAACCCTTATTACGGAGCTTTTGTAATAAAAGGCATTGAAGTCGGTCCATCACCACTTTGGATGCAGAATCGTCTCACAGCTGCAGGCATTCGACCAATCAATAATGTTGTTGATATTACCAACTATGTGCTCATGGAATATGGACAGCCGCTGCATGCTTTTGACTATGACCGATTTGGTAGCAATAAAGTTGTAACCCGACGTGCCAAAGACGGAGAAACAATTAAAACTTTAGATGACCAGGAGCGGACACTAACTTCAGAGCATTTAGTGATTACGAATGGTGAAAAGCCTCATGCCATTGCTGGTGTCATGGGGGGAGCAGAATCTGAAGTTCAGGATGATACGAAAAACATTATTCTTGAGGCAGCCTATTTCAACCCTGCTGTTGTACGTCAATCCTCCAAAGATCATGGCTTGCGAAGTGAATCAAGTACTCGCTTTGAAAAAGGCATCGATCCTAACCGAGTGGAACGTGCTGGAAAGCGTGCCAGTGAATTGCTTGCCAAGTATGCAAATGGCACCGTGTTAGAAGGTGTTGTAAGCTTCGATAAATTGAACCGTTCAGAAAAACAAGTAACGATTGAAACGGGCGTCATCAACGATCGCTTAGGAACAGATATTTCTAACGAAGAAATTAAAGATATTTTACGACGTCTCCAGTTTTCCTACGAAGAAAATGGTGGGGAGTTCACGGTAAGCGTTCCGACACGCCGCGGAGATATCGAACTTTTTGAAGATATGCTTGAAGAAGTTGCCCGCATCTACGGCTACGATAATCTTCCGTTCACACTGCCTGGAGGAGCCTCTCAAGCAGGAGGATTATCATTAAACCAGCAATTGAAGCGTAAAATGAAAGCTTATTTTCAAGGCGCAGGACTGAATGAGACGATCACTTACTCTCTAACCCACGAATCAAAAGCATCCATGCTCGTCAGTCCAGAAATTGAGCGTCAAGCAAAAACCCCAGTAGGGCTGGCTATGCCGATGAGTGAAGATCACAGCCACCTTCGTCTAAGCTTACTACCGGAGTTGCTGACATCTCTTTCTTACAATGTGGCTCGCAAACAAACGGATCTTTCTTATTATGAAGTAGGCACGGTCTTTGTCAGTCAAGAAGATGAGGTGACCACTCAACCTAGGGAAATTCTGCGCGCTTCCGGAGCTCTAACAGGAACATGGCTTGCTCATTTGTGGCAGCAAGAGAAGAAAAACGTTGATTTCTTTGTGGTTAAAGGGATTGTAGAAGGGTTGAGCGATCAGCTTGATATTTCCTTCACTTACGAGAAAGCAAAGCTTCCACAAATGCATCCAGGTAGAACAGCCATTGTTAAAGCCGGAGGAAAAGAAATCGGTTTTATTGGCCAAGTGCATCCGAAGCTTCAAAAAGGATTAGGTCTGAAAGAAACCTATGTATTTGATTTGAATGCGGAAGAATTGTTCAGCCAATATACTAAGGAAGAGGCCTTCCAGGCGATCCCGCGTTTCCCTTCTGTTTCGCGTGATGTCGCGCTTGTTGTAGACGAATCCATTTCAGCGGGGGCTATTGCTTCTACGATTTCTGAGGCTGGTGCACCACTAGTCAAAGATGTTCAAGTCTTTGATGTTTATCAAGGTGAACATTTGCCAGAAGGTAAAAAGTCTCTTGCCTTCAACCTTCTATATCTAGATCCGCAACGTACGTTAAAGGATGAAGAAGTAGAAGAGGCGCATGATAAAATTCTAACTGCCGTTAAGGATCAGCATGAAGCTGAACTTCGCGGATAA
- the rnhC gene encoding ribonuclease HIII — translation MPQVVLKVTPSRVQQMKDYYNKQLKATPQNAVFAAKTSNCTITAYKSGKVLFQGKNPDAEATRWGSAEQTTSQPKAKSKKTHAFHPDSSLFTRSHIGSDEAGTGDYFGPITVAAAYVTEDQIPVLKSLGVRDSKNLSDAQITELAKDIVALKIPYSLLRLNNKKYNQWQRKGWSQGKIKTLLHHQALDRLLEKIAPEKPGGILIDQFSQPEVYEKHLRSEKLKLQENVYFMTKAESYSIAVAAGSIIARSAFVKAMNQIEFDTGLPIPKGASGKVDQAAAEIIKAYGEEKLEELAKVHFANTKKAKALVR, via the coding sequence ATGCCACAAGTTGTATTAAAAGTAACACCTTCAAGAGTCCAACAAATGAAAGATTATTACAATAAACAGTTGAAAGCTACACCGCAAAACGCGGTCTTTGCTGCCAAAACGAGCAACTGCACGATTACTGCCTACAAGTCCGGCAAAGTTCTATTTCAAGGTAAAAACCCTGATGCAGAAGCGACTCGTTGGGGAAGTGCAGAACAAACAACATCTCAGCCAAAAGCAAAATCAAAGAAAACCCATGCCTTTCACCCGGATTCATCTTTATTCACCCGTTCCCATATTGGCTCTGATGAGGCGGGCACCGGCGATTATTTCGGCCCGATCACTGTAGCAGCCGCTTACGTTACGGAAGATCAAATCCCCGTACTGAAGTCTCTCGGGGTAAGAGACTCTAAAAACCTTTCGGATGCCCAAATAACGGAGTTGGCAAAAGATATTGTCGCATTAAAGATTCCTTACAGTCTATTACGATTGAATAATAAAAAGTATAACCAATGGCAAAGGAAAGGGTGGTCTCAAGGGAAGATAAAAACACTTCTGCACCATCAAGCCCTTGACCGTCTCCTAGAAAAAATCGCTCCCGAAAAGCCAGGCGGCATTTTAATTGACCAATTCTCTCAACCCGAGGTTTACGAGAAGCACCTAAGAAGCGAAAAGTTAAAGCTGCAAGAAAATGTTTACTTTATGACGAAAGCAGAAAGTTATTCCATTGCTGTCGCTGCAGGTTCAATTATCGCCCGCTCAGCTTTTGTAAAAGCGATGAACCAGATAGAATTTGATACAGGGCTTCCTATTCCCAAAGGAGCCTCTGGGAAAGTCGATCAAGCTGCGGCTGAAATCATCAAAGCCTACGGGGAAGAAAAGCTTGAAGAACTTGCGAAGGTTCATTTTGCAAATACGAAAAAAGCTAAAGCTCTTGTTCGTTGA
- the zapA gene encoding cell division protein ZapA, which translates to MDVSQSDQEKKRITVEINKRSYTIVGHEEPHHIRMVSSLVDQKMREIHETNPSLDTAKLAVLTAVNTMNEYIKLKEECTELMNYIEKKEEEDEKKND; encoded by the coding sequence ATGGACGTGTCGCAATCAGACCAAGAGAAAAAAAGAATTACAGTGGAGATCAATAAACGTTCTTACACTATAGTTGGTCATGAAGAGCCCCATCATATCCGTATGGTATCCAGCCTTGTTGATCAGAAAATGCGTGAAATCCATGAAACGAACCCAAGTCTGGATACAGCTAAGCTCGCTGTTTTGACCGCTGTGAACACAATGAATGAATATATAAAATTAAAAGAAGAATGCACGGAATTAATGAACTACATTGAAAAGAAAGAGGAAGAGGACGAAAAGAAAAATGATTGA
- a CDS encoding CvpA family protein translates to MIDLLLLLILIIGIFTGLRRGFILQLFHLIGFIVAFVVAVMYYDDLSPKLTLWVPYPELPEDSSWAFFADSLPLEQAFYNAVAFAILFFGVKIILHIIASMLDFVAELPILNSLNKILGGALGFVENYVILFVLLYIAALVPLEMVQNALDGSILAQLIIEHTPMFSEQLKTLWIEHVAG, encoded by the coding sequence ATGATTGATTTACTGTTGCTGCTTATTTTGATAATTGGAATATTTACCGGCCTGAGACGTGGATTCATCCTTCAATTGTTCCACTTAATCGGGTTTATAGTGGCTTTTGTCGTAGCCGTGATGTATTATGACGATCTATCTCCGAAATTGACGCTTTGGGTACCTTATCCCGAACTTCCGGAAGACTCTTCCTGGGCATTTTTTGCAGACAGCTTGCCATTAGAGCAAGCCTTTTATAATGCAGTGGCCTTTGCCATCCTGTTCTTCGGAGTGAAAATCATCCTACATATCATCGCTTCTATGTTGGACTTCGTAGCTGAATTGCCGATCTTGAACTCCTTAAACAAGATCTTAGGCGGTGCCCTTGGGTTTGTTGAAAACTACGTCATTTTGTTTGTGCTTTTATATATAGCTGCACTTGTTCCACTGGAAATGGTACAGAACGCATTGGATGGATCGATACTTGCTCAACTAATCATTGAACATACACCAATGTTTTCTGAGCAATTGAAGACATTATGGATCGAACATGTAGCTGGCTAG
- the polX gene encoding DNA polymerase/3'-5' exonuclease PolX — MTVDKKQVIKLLENIAVYLELKGENPFKISAYRKAAQALERDDRSLNEIEDFTKMKGIGKGTATVIDEFIENGESDTLKQLQAEVPEGLVPLLNLPGLGGKKLAKLYQQLGVTDAESLKTALETGKVEELEGFGEKSAEKMLKALEEAHTRPERLPIALMLPLAEKIEGYLSEAKSFTRYSRAGSLRRMRETIKDLDFIIASENSSATRDELLELPDIKEVIASGETKVSIVVSEGYDINIDFRIVAPDEFATTLHHFTGSKDHNVAMRQLAKQQNEKISEYGIENIDTGEVKTFETEEEFFKHFGLHFIPPEVRENYGEVEKFKQPVDLVDHSDIHGDLHMHSTWSDGAQSIKEMAEEAKSLGYDYIAITDHSKYLRVANGLNEERLRLQRAEIDKINNSMDNFHIFAGIEMDILPDGRLDFEDDFLQEMDFVIASIHSSFSQSEEKIMERLINALENPNVDMIAHPTGRLIGRREGYAVNLEQLIEKAKETGTILELNANPNRLDLNWEWLMKAQEEGVNIAINTDAHSYRMLDHMKIGVGTARKGWLRKDNVINTWTKEQLMKKFGISE, encoded by the coding sequence ATGACTGTAGATAAAAAGCAAGTGATCAAATTATTAGAGAATATCGCTGTTTACTTAGAATTAAAGGGAGAGAATCCGTTTAAAATTTCAGCATACAGAAAAGCGGCCCAGGCTCTTGAACGAGACGATCGGTCACTGAATGAAATTGAGGATTTTACAAAGATGAAGGGAATCGGAAAAGGGACCGCAACGGTGATTGACGAATTTATCGAAAATGGTGAATCTGATACATTAAAACAGTTACAAGCTGAGGTTCCTGAAGGTCTTGTTCCTTTGCTGAATTTACCAGGGCTTGGCGGGAAAAAGCTGGCCAAGTTGTATCAACAGTTAGGCGTTACGGACGCCGAGAGTTTAAAGACGGCACTGGAAACTGGCAAGGTAGAAGAGCTCGAAGGGTTCGGGGAAAAATCTGCCGAGAAAATGTTGAAAGCATTAGAAGAAGCTCATACCCGGCCTGAGCGTTTACCCATTGCACTTATGCTCCCGCTGGCGGAAAAAATCGAAGGCTATTTAAGCGAAGCGAAAAGCTTCACCCGATATTCAAGAGCGGGAAGTTTAAGAAGAATGAGAGAAACAATCAAAGACCTTGATTTTATCATTGCTTCAGAAAACTCCAGCGCAACTAGAGATGAGCTGTTGGAGCTGCCTGACATTAAAGAAGTGATTGCTTCAGGTGAAACGAAAGTATCTATAGTTGTCAGTGAAGGCTATGATATCAATATTGATTTCCGCATCGTTGCCCCTGATGAATTTGCAACGACCCTTCATCATTTTACGGGTTCAAAAGATCACAACGTAGCTATGCGACAACTCGCAAAACAACAAAATGAGAAAATCAGCGAATACGGAATTGAAAACATAGATACAGGAGAGGTTAAGACTTTTGAAACGGAAGAGGAATTCTTCAAACATTTCGGTCTTCATTTTATCCCTCCTGAAGTAAGGGAAAATTACGGTGAAGTAGAAAAATTTAAACAACCTGTTGATTTGGTGGATCATTCGGATATTCACGGAGATCTCCACATGCACTCGACGTGGAGTGATGGGGCACAATCTATTAAAGAAATGGCAGAAGAAGCAAAATCTTTGGGTTATGATTATATCGCTATTACGGATCACTCAAAATATTTAAGAGTGGCGAATGGTCTTAATGAGGAACGCTTACGTTTACAGCGGGCGGAAATAGATAAAATAAACAATTCTATGGATAACTTTCATATTTTTGCAGGGATTGAGATGGATATTCTGCCAGATGGAAGACTAGACTTTGAAGATGATTTCCTTCAAGAGATGGACTTTGTCATCGCATCTATCCATTCAAGTTTCAGCCAATCGGAAGAGAAAATTATGGAACGACTGATCAATGCGCTTGAAAATCCTAATGTGGATATGATTGCACATCCAACAGGCCGTCTGATCGGCCGTAGAGAAGGATATGCTGTGAATCTTGAGCAGTTGATAGAAAAAGCCAAAGAAACAGGGACTATTCTTGAGCTGAATGCCAACCCGAATCGCCTTGACTTGAACTGGGAGTGGTTGATGAAAGCACAGGAAGAAGGCGTAAATATTGCCATCAACACCGATGCCCACAGTTATCGGATGCTCGACCATATGAAAATCGGTGTAGGGACGGCAAGAAAAGGATGGCTTAGAAAAGATAACGTAATCAACACGTGGACGAAAGAACAATTAATGAAGAAATTCGGAATAAGTGAGTAG
- a CDS encoding endonuclease MutS2, whose amino-acid sequence MNQRILHVLEYKKIIDQLSEQAASSLGKEKVAALKPSTDLEEVRFLQKETDEAAQVLRLKGHVPLGGIFDIKPSLKRTTIGGVLSALECLDIASTIYGGRQLRRFIEDMEEPEMPILRELVSGIEPLRELERQIRSCIDDHGAVMDGASDKLRTIRSKIRTNEGRVREKMDTFTKSKSKMLSDAIVTIRNERYVLPVKQEYRGSIGGIVHDQSSSGATLFIEPQSVVDLNNQLQEARVQEKHEIEKILKELSEAIAEDQPRLYDNVAILGHVDFMFSRAKLGKLMKASLPEMNDEGRIKMRQARHPLIPEDEVVPNDVEIGEDFTSIVITGPNTGGKTVTLKLVGLCTLMAQSGLQIPAMDGCELAVFQEVYADIGDEQSIEQSLSTFSSHMTNIVDILKHVDEKSLVLFDELGAGTDPQEGAALAMSILDEVVQRKARVIATTHYPELKAYGYNREGVVNASVEFDIQTLRPTYRLLIGVPGRSNAFEISRRLGLEETIIESAKQQIGVDSRSVENMIASLEESKRGAEQDYKKAEKILQEAEELKKQLQEKWNQFEDKREKLYAKAEEKAEKAIQQAREEAEEIVNQIRNMKSEAQMKEHEWIEARKMFDEAKPELAKKKKEEHAPKPNKEMRELKAGDEVKLLTLNQNGTIVEQTGKNEYQVQVGVMKVKAKRKELEFIKSEQPYKEKPMAKVKGKAFHVKTELDLRGERYEDALNRLEKYIDDAVLAGYPRVSIIHGKGTGALRTAVQNYAKNHRNISDYRAGGMNEGGSGVTVLELN is encoded by the coding sequence ATGAATCAGCGAATCCTTCATGTATTAGAGTATAAAAAAATAATCGATCAGCTGAGCGAGCAGGCAGCTTCCTCGCTAGGAAAGGAAAAGGTGGCAGCATTAAAGCCTTCTACAGACCTTGAAGAAGTCCGCTTTTTGCAAAAAGAAACAGATGAAGCTGCTCAAGTGCTTCGATTAAAAGGACATGTTCCTCTTGGTGGAATATTTGATATTAAACCAAGTTTGAAGCGAACGACCATAGGTGGCGTGTTAAGCGCACTTGAATGTCTTGATATCGCAAGCACCATTTATGGAGGGAGGCAGCTTCGCCGTTTTATTGAAGATATGGAAGAGCCGGAAATGCCCATTTTACGTGAGCTTGTTTCAGGAATTGAGCCGCTTCGAGAACTTGAGAGGCAAATCCGCAGCTGTATCGACGATCATGGGGCAGTGATGGACGGTGCTTCAGATAAACTAAGGACCATACGTTCAAAAATCCGTACAAACGAAGGCCGCGTGCGGGAGAAAATGGACACATTTACGAAATCTAAATCAAAAATGCTTTCTGATGCGATTGTAACGATACGAAACGAGAGGTATGTGCTGCCAGTAAAACAAGAGTACCGTGGGTCTATTGGCGGGATTGTTCACGATCAGTCCTCCTCTGGCGCCACTTTATTTATTGAACCTCAGTCTGTCGTAGATTTAAATAACCAGCTGCAAGAAGCACGAGTACAGGAAAAGCATGAGATTGAGAAAATCTTGAAAGAGCTTTCTGAGGCTATTGCTGAAGACCAGCCACGATTATATGACAATGTTGCGATTCTTGGACATGTGGATTTCATGTTTTCCCGGGCAAAGTTAGGAAAATTAATGAAAGCATCTTTGCCTGAGATGAATGATGAAGGCCGTATAAAAATGCGCCAGGCGCGTCATCCACTGATTCCTGAAGATGAAGTGGTTCCTAATGACGTTGAAATCGGCGAAGACTTTACATCCATTGTCATCACAGGACCTAATACAGGCGGTAAAACGGTCACATTGAAGCTCGTAGGTTTATGCACGCTCATGGCACAGTCCGGACTGCAGATTCCAGCAATGGATGGTTGTGAATTGGCTGTTTTCCAAGAGGTTTATGCCGATATTGGAGATGAACAGTCCATCGAGCAGAGCTTATCTACCTTTTCTTCTCATATGACAAACATTGTTGACATTTTAAAGCATGTGGATGAGAAATCTTTAGTTCTTTTTGATGAATTAGGAGCTGGCACCGATCCGCAGGAAGGCGCTGCTCTTGCTATGTCCATTTTAGACGAAGTGGTGCAAAGAAAGGCGAGAGTCATCGCTACCACCCACTATCCGGAGCTAAAAGCGTACGGTTATAATCGAGAAGGGGTCGTGAATGCTTCTGTCGAATTCGATATTCAAACCTTGAGACCAACCTACCGATTATTGATCGGTGTACCAGGCAGAAGTAATGCCTTTGAGATTTCAAGACGATTAGGGTTAGAGGAGACAATAATTGAATCAGCTAAACAGCAAATTGGAGTCGACTCTCGAAGTGTAGAAAATATGATCGCTTCTCTGGAAGAGTCCAAGCGGGGTGCCGAGCAGGACTACAAGAAAGCGGAAAAAATTTTACAAGAAGCAGAAGAATTGAAGAAACAGCTGCAGGAAAAGTGGAATCAATTCGAGGACAAGCGTGAGAAGCTTTATGCAAAAGCAGAAGAAAAAGCGGAAAAAGCAATCCAGCAGGCAAGAGAAGAAGCGGAAGAGATTGTGAATCAAATTCGCAATATGAAATCAGAAGCGCAAATGAAGGAACACGAATGGATCGAAGCACGAAAAATGTTTGATGAGGCAAAGCCGGAGCTTGCGAAGAAAAAGAAAGAAGAGCATGCGCCTAAGCCTAACAAAGAAATGCGCGAACTAAAGGCAGGCGATGAAGTGAAACTCCTAACCTTAAACCAGAACGGAACGATTGTGGAGCAAACGGGAAAAAATGAGTACCAGGTCCAAGTCGGCGTTATGAAAGTCAAGGCGAAAAGGAAGGAACTGGAGTTTATAAAATCAGAACAGCCATACAAAGAAAAACCGATGGCAAAAGTGAAAGGAAAGGCTTTTCACGTGAAGACAGAACTGGATTTGCGAGGGGAGCGCTATGAAGATGCCTTGAATCGATTGGAAAAATATATTGATGATGCTGTCCTTGCAGGATACCCGAGAGTCTCTATTATTCACGGAAAAGGGACTGGAGCACTAAGGACAGCTGTTCAAAACTATGCTAAGAATCATCGGAACATATCGGATTACCGTGCAGGCGGCATGAACGAAGGCGGTAGCGGTGTCACCGTTTTAGAACTTAACTAA
- a CDS encoding DUF350 domain-containing protein, translating to MDGFWEYSLVETAARYSVVVLCLIVFMAVFEIVTSYNNWKEIKRGNLAVAMATGGKIFGIANIFRFSIEHNDSLLQTMGWGIFGFVLLLSGYFIYEFLTPSFKIDEEIEADNRAVGFISLVISVGLSYVIGANII from the coding sequence ATGGATGGTTTTTGGGAATACTCTTTAGTTGAAACTGCCGCAAGATATAGTGTGGTCGTTTTATGCCTGATCGTATTTATGGCCGTTTTCGAAATCGTTACCTCCTACAATAATTGGAAAGAAATAAAACGAGGAAATTTAGCTGTAGCCATGGCAACCGGCGGAAAGATCTTTGGTATCGCTAATATTTTTCGTTTTTCCATTGAACACAATGATTCTCTTCTTCAAACAATGGGATGGGGTATTTTCGGATTTGTCCTTTTGTTGTCCGGTTATTTCATTTATGAATTTTTAACTCCTTCCTTTAAAATTGACGAAGAAATTGAGGCGGATAACCGAGCCGTAGGATTTATTTCCTTAGTCATTTCTGTCGGACTCTCTTATGTTATTGGAGCGAATATCATTTAA